In Arthrobacter sp. StoSoilB5, one genomic interval encodes:
- a CDS encoding Poxvirus protein I5, whose product MTIMDTTTPNHHEPIPVNRFALFSETLLAGLLVLVLSAPLVTIPAAYAAGIAHLERHLEGRDDSVRGLWGTFRAALPGSWKLGLMTTAAAVVIVLNLLLAWVGQLPGREVVLPATLMLACCGAILLLRTAAAWSDASEEHSQPREAWKSALEFGKALALKDWTGSLLLAGALLSAVVFVWMLVALFVVVPGTLILAAAAIKLRARRA is encoded by the coding sequence ATGACCATCATGGACACCACCACACCCAACCACCACGAACCCATCCCTGTGAACCGGTTCGCCCTGTTCTCCGAGACTCTGCTGGCGGGGCTGCTCGTGCTGGTGCTGTCCGCTCCACTGGTTACGATTCCTGCCGCCTACGCAGCGGGGATCGCCCACCTCGAACGCCACCTCGAAGGCCGCGACGATTCCGTCCGCGGGCTCTGGGGAACTTTCCGGGCTGCTCTGCCGGGCAGCTGGAAACTTGGCCTGATGACGACGGCTGCCGCCGTGGTGATTGTCCTCAATCTCTTGCTGGCCTGGGTAGGCCAGCTGCCCGGCCGGGAGGTGGTCCTCCCAGCAACGCTGATGCTCGCCTGCTGCGGGGCCATCCTCCTGCTCCGCACCGCGGCCGCATGGTCCGATGCCAGCGAGGAACACAGCCAGCCGCGGGAGGCATGGAAGTCCGCCCTCGAATTCGGCAAAGCCTTGGCTCTCAAAGACTGGACCGGTTCGCTCCTGCTCGCCGGTGCCCTCCTCAGCGCTGTCGTCTTCGTCTGGATGCTGGTGGCGCTCTTCGTAGTCGTCCCCGGCACCCTCATCCTCGCCGCCGCAGCCATCAAACTCCGCGCACGCCGGGCCTGA
- a CDS encoding acyltransferase, with protein MNPDHALGYDYSPWTFWPNASEADGHAQLEHQKRLAEQDSVVIGEQAFISPLAMVDPDTLTMGSRSLIAAHAYVTGTIVMGEDCTVNAFTVVRGNVTMGDAVRVGAHTSILGFNHSMDPAEPVFKQPLTSKGIHIGDDVWIGSNVVVLDGVTVGSHAVLAAGAVVTKDVPDWAIVGGNPARFIRDRRTTASTRAAGDNINQQLADFAERARRELPGLVNRGWDESIGQGRYVDKPGAGPTVRAHCDAIELYDLLHRSSPPQLSHEDHVQTLVALQDPHTGLVPEYGPDGLPSSAGLSLGNGPVPYHILSVGYALDLLGSRFPHPIRAVADLSANELVGALNALPWRKEAWESGAWVDAWGTAAYWNLAQGITGATGSLEALFGWLITRVNSATGTWGTPRDDTRLKIVNGYYRLTRGTFAQFGIPVPHAENLIDTVLLHGADPRYFGTGKQNACNVLDVIHPLWLTRKQTDYRGNDIRDWARTQLSDTLTRWHPGAGMAFSVSPGADTQNEPGLQGTEMWLAIIWYLADTLDAAEALGYRPRGVHRPEPALLLPAL; from the coding sequence ATGAATCCCGACCACGCCCTGGGCTATGACTACTCACCCTGGACCTTCTGGCCCAACGCATCCGAAGCGGACGGCCACGCTCAATTGGAACACCAGAAGCGGCTCGCGGAGCAGGACAGCGTCGTCATAGGCGAGCAAGCCTTCATCTCACCACTGGCCATGGTGGACCCCGACACCCTGACCATGGGCTCGCGCTCACTGATCGCCGCACACGCGTACGTGACCGGCACCATTGTGATGGGCGAGGACTGCACGGTAAATGCTTTCACCGTTGTCCGCGGGAACGTCACCATGGGAGACGCCGTCCGAGTCGGTGCCCACACCTCAATCCTCGGGTTCAACCATTCCATGGATCCCGCCGAACCGGTTTTCAAGCAGCCGCTGACCAGCAAGGGCATCCACATCGGCGACGATGTCTGGATAGGTTCAAACGTGGTGGTGCTGGACGGTGTAACAGTGGGGTCGCACGCTGTCCTTGCGGCAGGCGCCGTCGTCACCAAAGACGTTCCCGATTGGGCAATCGTCGGAGGAAACCCAGCCCGATTTATCCGTGACCGCAGGACAACGGCGAGCACACGTGCTGCCGGTGACAACATCAACCAGCAGCTGGCCGATTTCGCCGAGAGGGCGCGAAGGGAACTCCCAGGGCTCGTCAACCGGGGCTGGGACGAAAGCATCGGGCAGGGACGATACGTTGACAAACCCGGAGCAGGACCCACCGTCCGTGCCCACTGCGATGCAATCGAACTCTACGATCTCCTGCACCGCTCAAGCCCGCCCCAGCTGTCGCACGAAGACCACGTCCAAACACTCGTCGCCCTCCAGGACCCCCACACCGGCCTTGTTCCCGAATACGGGCCGGATGGGCTCCCGAGCAGCGCCGGGCTGTCGTTGGGCAACGGGCCTGTTCCCTACCACATCCTCTCCGTCGGGTACGCCCTCGACCTGCTCGGCTCCCGCTTCCCGCACCCCATCCGGGCCGTTGCCGACCTGTCCGCCAACGAACTCGTGGGCGCACTCAACGCCCTGCCCTGGCGTAAGGAAGCCTGGGAATCAGGTGCTTGGGTCGACGCTTGGGGAACCGCGGCCTATTGGAATCTCGCCCAGGGCATCACGGGAGCAACAGGATCACTAGAAGCGCTCTTTGGCTGGCTCATCACCCGGGTGAACAGCGCCACGGGAACATGGGGCACACCCCGCGACGACACACGACTCAAGATCGTCAACGGCTACTACCGGCTCACACGCGGAACGTTCGCGCAGTTTGGGATCCCCGTTCCCCACGCCGAGAACCTGATCGACACAGTGCTCCTCCACGGCGCAGACCCGCGCTACTTCGGCACGGGAAAACAGAATGCCTGCAACGTCCTTGACGTCATCCATCCGCTCTGGCTCACGCGTAAACAGACGGATTACCGGGGGAACGATATCCGCGACTGGGCCAGAACCCAGCTTTCGGATACCCTCACGCGGTGGCATCCCGGCGCCGGAATGGCGTTCAGCGTCTCTCCTGGGGCGGACACTCAAAACGAGCCCGGGCTTCAAGGCACGGAAATGTGGCTGGCCATCATCTGGTACCTCGCAGACACCCTGGATGCCGCCGAAGCACTCGGCTACCGACCACGAGGCGTACACAGGCCTGAGCCAGCGTTATTGCTGCCTGCACTGTAG
- a CDS encoding acetylxylan esterase, with protein sequence MPLFEKDPDQLRQYESAVAPPADFIEFWERTIAEAREHPLNARFERAENHLTVIDTYDVSFAGYGGAPIKGWLHLPAGTDPRNPLPVVIQYAGYGGGRGLVNQNTRWAQAGYAHFIMDTRGQGYGGAYGETPDPHPSAGGNNYAGLMTRGIHSPDEYFYRRVYVDAFRAVEAAQSHPAIDPGRVILSGTSQGGGITVAVAGLAAGRLDGIVAAHIDVPFLQDFPRAIDITPRGPYPEVASFLGRHRNEYESILTVLNYFDGVNLARLAAAPALYSVALMDDVCPPSTVFASYNAYGTDNPGVPKDIEVYRFNNHEGGQEHQWIVQLKHLRKILG encoded by the coding sequence ATGCCCTTGTTCGAAAAAGACCCCGACCAGCTCAGGCAGTACGAATCTGCCGTTGCGCCTCCAGCGGATTTCATCGAATTCTGGGAGCGCACCATCGCCGAAGCCCGTGAGCATCCCCTGAATGCGAGATTTGAACGGGCGGAAAACCACCTCACGGTCATCGACACCTACGATGTGTCCTTCGCTGGCTACGGCGGCGCGCCGATCAAGGGATGGCTGCACCTGCCAGCGGGAACGGACCCCCGCAACCCACTGCCGGTGGTTATCCAGTACGCGGGCTACGGGGGAGGCCGTGGACTGGTCAACCAGAACACCCGCTGGGCCCAAGCAGGCTACGCGCACTTCATCATGGACACCCGTGGTCAGGGCTACGGTGGCGCATATGGGGAAACCCCGGATCCGCACCCTTCCGCAGGCGGGAACAACTATGCCGGACTGATGACGCGCGGTATTCACAGTCCGGATGAATACTTTTATCGCCGGGTCTACGTTGACGCCTTCCGTGCCGTTGAGGCAGCCCAGTCCCACCCGGCCATTGACCCGGGCCGGGTGATTCTCTCCGGAACCAGCCAGGGCGGAGGCATCACGGTTGCTGTTGCAGGTCTGGCGGCGGGCAGGCTGGACGGCATCGTCGCGGCCCACATCGACGTTCCCTTCCTGCAGGACTTCCCACGGGCAATCGACATCACGCCTAGAGGCCCGTATCCGGAAGTCGCCTCATTTCTCGGCAGGCACCGGAACGAGTACGAATCGATTCTGACGGTCCTGAACTACTTCGACGGAGTCAACCTCGCAAGGCTGGCCGCGGCGCCCGCCCTCTACTCGGTAGCCCTCATGGACGACGTCTGCCCACCCTCAACTGTTTTCGCAAGCTACAACGCGTACGGGACGGATAACCCCGGCGTCCCGAAAGACATCGAGGTCTACCGCTTCAACAACCACGAAGGCGGCCAGGAACACCAATGGATCGTTCAGCTCAAGCACCTGCGGAAGATCCTCGGCTGA
- a CDS encoding ABC transporter substrate-binding protein, translated as MINRRYFLTTVVVGTASAGILAACGTGPNNSGQTGSAENPVTIRYTWWGNDDRAERTRKAIALFESKNPDIKVNGNFSDGASYFQQRATEAAGGGLPDVMQFDLIYLRDYAQRNQLLDLGTVKIDTSGFEKSLLPSGQVRGKTYGIPNSTNAFGVFYDPAKLASLGVKAPDGNWNYDQYKAFLRDVGSKGGGAVYGSADFTGIWWMFNIWLRQNNIEAFTSDGKLGFAKDDLKKWWSLTADLRGTPAIVSEERVTQVAPKSPFGAGLTASEMYWDNLMAGYMADSGAKELKLLPVPSNNPDNLGLFLKPSQLMVASAKTKYKDAAARFINFMVNDPEVGDIFKTSRGIPASKGQRDGTTYSGTDTAVVDYEKSIEKYLKDAPEPPIVGFGTLETSFKRVNSDLNYGKLTLDGAVNAWFKEAEDLIKQNA; from the coding sequence GTGATCAACAGAAGGTATTTCCTCACAACAGTCGTCGTCGGCACCGCATCTGCCGGCATCCTGGCGGCCTGCGGAACCGGACCCAATAACTCAGGACAGACCGGATCTGCCGAGAATCCCGTCACCATCCGGTACACCTGGTGGGGCAACGACGACCGGGCCGAGCGCACCCGCAAGGCAATTGCCCTCTTCGAGTCAAAGAACCCAGACATCAAAGTCAACGGCAACTTCTCCGACGGTGCGAGCTACTTTCAGCAGCGAGCCACCGAGGCCGCCGGCGGCGGCCTGCCCGACGTCATGCAATTCGACCTGATCTACCTGCGCGACTACGCCCAAAGGAACCAACTCCTGGACCTGGGCACAGTCAAGATCGACACCAGCGGCTTTGAAAAGTCCCTGCTGCCCTCCGGACAGGTACGGGGAAAGACCTACGGCATCCCTAACAGCACCAATGCCTTTGGCGTGTTCTACGATCCGGCAAAGCTGGCATCCCTGGGCGTGAAAGCGCCAGACGGAAACTGGAACTACGACCAATACAAAGCATTCCTCCGTGACGTCGGAAGCAAAGGTGGGGGAGCGGTGTACGGCTCCGCGGACTTCACGGGGATCTGGTGGATGTTCAACATCTGGCTGCGGCAAAACAACATCGAAGCCTTCACCTCGGATGGCAAGCTCGGTTTCGCCAAGGACGACCTGAAAAAGTGGTGGAGTTTGACCGCGGACCTGCGGGGAACACCGGCCATCGTCTCCGAAGAACGCGTCACCCAGGTCGCACCCAAATCCCCGTTCGGGGCTGGCCTCACAGCGTCGGAAATGTACTGGGATAACCTCATGGCTGGCTACATGGCCGACAGCGGCGCCAAGGAACTCAAGCTCCTCCCGGTCCCATCAAACAACCCGGACAATCTGGGCCTGTTCCTCAAACCCTCACAGTTGATGGTGGCCAGCGCCAAGACCAAGTACAAGGACGCTGCGGCCCGGTTCATCAACTTCATGGTCAACGACCCCGAAGTTGGGGACATCTTCAAGACCTCACGCGGTATCCCCGCCTCCAAGGGCCAACGCGACGGCACCACCTACAGCGGCACAGACACCGCGGTGGTCGACTACGAAAAATCCATAGAGAAATACCTTAAGGACGCTCCCGAACCGCCCATCGTCGGCTTCGGCACGCTCGAAACATCCTTCAAACGGGTCAATTCCGACCTGAACTACGGCAAATTAACTCTGGACGGGGCCGTCAACGCCTGGTTCAAGGAAGCCGAAGACCTCATCAAGCAGAACGCCTGA
- a CDS encoding hydroxyacid dehydrogenase, which produces MNELFPEALLRRLASVADIEHHVLTEFESARSLHVLAGVDALITGWGAPTIDVSVLDAAPHLQLIAHSAGTIKQHVDPACWQRGIAVTTAAQANAVPVAEFTLAFILLAGKGTFRAAARLQKLQEHFDAGRLPVSTGNLGSTVGIIGASRIGRLVLNQLKSFDHQVLLADPTVTGSDAAGLGASLVGLDDLMMRADIISLHAPLLPTTVGMIGPQQLGLMKDGATFINTARGALVNHDALRRELLTGRISAVLDVTEPEPLPSGDPLYSLDNVLLTPHIAGSMGNELRRMGASAVDEVVRLAEGREYVHAVQFSELQVMA; this is translated from the coding sequence ATGAACGAATTGTTTCCGGAAGCCCTGCTCAGGCGTCTTGCTTCAGTGGCGGACATCGAGCACCACGTGCTGACGGAGTTTGAGTCCGCCCGCTCCCTTCATGTGCTCGCCGGAGTGGACGCACTGATCACCGGCTGGGGGGCGCCAACGATAGATGTGTCTGTGCTGGATGCCGCTCCGCACCTTCAGCTGATTGCTCACTCGGCCGGCACCATCAAGCAGCATGTGGACCCTGCATGTTGGCAAAGGGGGATCGCAGTCACCACCGCAGCGCAGGCGAATGCCGTCCCGGTGGCTGAGTTCACCCTGGCTTTCATTCTGTTGGCCGGCAAAGGGACCTTTCGGGCGGCAGCCCGGCTACAGAAGTTGCAAGAACACTTTGACGCTGGTCGGCTGCCAGTTTCCACCGGCAACCTTGGCAGCACGGTAGGTATTATCGGTGCCTCCAGGATTGGCCGCCTGGTCCTGAATCAGTTGAAATCCTTCGACCACCAAGTGCTCCTTGCCGATCCGACGGTGACAGGCAGTGACGCTGCCGGCCTGGGTGCTTCTTTGGTCGGGCTCGACGATCTGATGATGCGCGCCGACATCATTTCGTTGCACGCGCCTCTGCTTCCCACGACCGTCGGCATGATCGGCCCGCAGCAGCTTGGCCTGATGAAAGACGGTGCCACGTTCATCAACACCGCGCGCGGAGCCCTTGTCAACCACGACGCGCTCCGCCGTGAGCTGCTCACCGGACGGATCAGTGCAGTCCTGGACGTCACGGAGCCTGAACCGCTCCCTTCCGGGGACCCGCTTTACAGCCTCGACAACGTGCTTCTGACCCCGCATATCGCCGGTTCCATGGGCAACGAACTCCGGCGCATGGGCGCCAGCGCGGTAGACGAAGTAGTCCGACTCGCCGAGGGCAGAGAGTACGTCCACGCTGTGCAATTTTCCGAACTGCAGGTCATGGCATGA
- a CDS encoding sugar ABC transporter permease: protein MTSSPTLSRRAVSSKAPLPRKSRQRAADARAGYTFLLPWLLGFIALTVGPMISSLYLSFTNYNLFEAPKWIGFDNYATLFQDERFLQSVGVTVGYVVFGTPLKLAAALAVAMLLNSKRKGQGFYRSAFYAPSLVGASVSIAIVWKAMFGDSGPVDQGLSFFGINLGGWVGNPSMTMPMFILLTVWQFGAPMVIFLAGLKQIPADLYEAASMDGAGPVRKFFNITWPMLSPVIFFNLLMETIHAFQIFNSAYIISNGEGGPAGSTLFYTLYLYLRGFSDFRMGYASAMAWLLLIVVGILTLIIFRTSKSWVHYSGDSK, encoded by the coding sequence GTGACTTCAAGCCCAACCCTGTCCCGGCGTGCGGTGTCATCCAAAGCCCCGCTCCCGCGCAAGTCGCGGCAGCGGGCTGCGGATGCCCGTGCCGGCTACACGTTCCTGCTGCCCTGGCTGCTGGGATTCATCGCCCTGACCGTGGGCCCGATGATCTCCTCGCTGTACCTCTCCTTCACCAACTACAACCTCTTCGAAGCCCCCAAATGGATCGGCTTCGACAATTACGCCACGCTGTTCCAGGACGAACGGTTCCTGCAGTCCGTCGGCGTCACCGTGGGCTATGTAGTCTTCGGCACCCCGCTCAAGCTCGCCGCCGCGTTGGCCGTGGCCATGTTGCTCAACAGCAAGCGCAAAGGACAGGGCTTCTACCGGTCAGCGTTCTACGCGCCGTCCCTTGTCGGTGCCAGCGTGTCGATCGCGATCGTGTGGAAAGCCATGTTCGGCGATTCGGGTCCGGTGGACCAGGGCCTGTCCTTCTTCGGCATCAACCTCGGCGGCTGGGTAGGCAACCCGTCCATGACCATGCCCATGTTTATCCTGCTGACCGTGTGGCAGTTCGGGGCTCCGATGGTGATCTTCCTGGCGGGCCTGAAGCAGATTCCCGCCGATCTCTACGAGGCCGCGTCCATGGACGGCGCGGGTCCGGTCCGGAAATTCTTCAACATCACCTGGCCCATGCTTTCCCCGGTGATCTTCTTCAACCTGCTCATGGAGACCATCCACGCGTTCCAGATCTTCAACTCTGCCTACATCATCTCCAACGGCGAAGGCGGTCCGGCAGGGTCCACCCTCTTCTACACCCTTTACCTGTACCTGCGCGGTTTCAGCGATTTCCGGATGGGCTACGCCTCAGCGATGGCCTGGCTCCTCCTGATTGTGGTCGGCATCCTCACCCTGATCATCTTCCGCACGTCCAAGTCCTGGGTCCACTACAGCGGTGATTCGAAATGA
- a CDS encoding carbohydrate ABC transporter permease has product MTTMTTPTPSKSATPPPSVYNPKSESMGMKRTKSVAFHAVALILTAIVLYPGLWMIASSFKPNSEIGGANTSLWSANFSFDNFVTAMDGIGGVSTLTFFTNSLVLAVGAVVGTILSASISAYAFARINFPGRGLFFGMMIATLLLPFHVVIIPQYIIFQQLGLVDTYVPLLIGKFLAADAFFVFLMVQFMRGLPAELDEAARIDGAGHVRIFGSIMLPLMKPALISTSIFSFIWSWNDFLGPLLYLNTPEKYPLPLALRLFVDQTQSSDYGAMIAMSVLALLPVLVFFLVFQRYIVEGVSTQGLKG; this is encoded by the coding sequence ATGACAACCATGACCACTCCAACCCCATCCAAGTCAGCAACCCCACCGCCGTCCGTCTACAACCCGAAATCCGAATCCATGGGCATGAAACGGACCAAGAGCGTGGCCTTCCATGCGGTGGCCCTTATCCTCACCGCCATCGTCCTCTACCCGGGGCTGTGGATGATCGCCTCGTCGTTCAAACCGAACTCGGAAATCGGCGGCGCGAACACGTCCCTGTGGTCGGCCAACTTCAGCTTCGACAACTTCGTCACCGCCATGGACGGCATTGGTGGCGTGTCCACCCTGACGTTCTTCACCAACTCCTTGGTCCTGGCCGTGGGCGCGGTGGTGGGCACGATCCTCTCCGCCAGTATCTCCGCCTACGCCTTCGCCCGGATCAACTTCCCGGGCCGCGGGCTGTTCTTCGGCATGATGATCGCTACCTTGCTCCTGCCGTTCCACGTGGTGATCATCCCGCAGTACATCATCTTCCAGCAGCTTGGCTTGGTGGACACCTATGTTCCGCTGCTGATCGGTAAGTTCCTCGCAGCCGACGCGTTCTTCGTCTTCCTGATGGTCCAGTTCATGCGAGGCCTCCCGGCCGAATTGGACGAAGCGGCGCGCATCGATGGTGCCGGGCACGTCCGGATCTTCGGGTCCATCATGCTGCCGCTGATGAAGCCGGCCCTGATCTCCACCTCGATCTTCTCCTTCATCTGGAGCTGGAACGACTTCCTGGGCCCCCTGCTGTACCTGAACACTCCCGAGAAGTACCCGTTGCCCCTGGCTCTGCGGCTCTTCGTGGACCAGACCCAGAGCTCCGACTATGGCGCCATGATCGCCATGTCCGTGCTGGCACTGCTGCCCGTGCTGGTGTTCTTCCTGGTGTTCCAGCGCTACATCGTCGAAGGCGTCTCGACCCAAGGCCTCAAAGGCTAA
- a CDS encoding sugar kinase, which translates to MNTAHNTFDVVVMGEILVEVSTDMPFAHGVPAQLGISGDALNVAAAAASAGARVGLLSVLTDDDLGQMIAARIAELGISTDLLTFRKGQQGVYLVHIDPNGEREFSYARGGSVGSTLSPEDIDPAVFEAAGAVVAGGIACAISTTSRAAVVKAASLAQRFVFDPNYRPRLTTAENAAAALTELAPQAFLVTPSHPGETRSLLGASSPQDAAAKLRSLGAQFVAVTCGAEGAQLEAAGESTWVPSVPAPAVVDQTGAGDAFVGTLTARLVLGDDFPTAARYGAAASSLVVGGKGGTGFIPTFEQTSAHASGSYVERTVSSHA; encoded by the coding sequence GTGAACACAGCCCACAACACCTTCGACGTGGTGGTGATGGGGGAGATTCTCGTCGAAGTCTCCACCGACATGCCCTTCGCCCACGGTGTCCCTGCCCAGCTCGGTATCTCCGGCGACGCGCTCAATGTCGCCGCCGCCGCGGCGTCCGCCGGCGCCAGGGTGGGCCTGCTGTCCGTCCTCACCGACGACGATCTAGGGCAGATGATCGCTGCCCGGATTGCCGAGCTCGGTATCTCCACCGACCTCCTGACGTTCCGCAAAGGCCAGCAGGGCGTCTACCTGGTGCACATTGACCCCAACGGTGAGCGGGAGTTCTCCTACGCCCGTGGCGGCAGTGTCGGCTCCACGCTCAGCCCGGAGGACATCGATCCGGCAGTATTCGAGGCCGCGGGCGCCGTGGTGGCGGGCGGCATCGCCTGCGCCATTTCGACGACGTCCCGCGCCGCCGTTGTCAAAGCTGCCTCTCTGGCGCAGCGCTTCGTGTTCGACCCCAACTACCGCCCCCGGCTCACCACGGCGGAAAACGCAGCGGCAGCGCTCACCGAACTCGCGCCCCAGGCTTTCCTTGTGACGCCGTCCCATCCTGGCGAAACCAGATCACTCCTGGGCGCTTCATCCCCGCAAGACGCGGCCGCCAAGCTGCGGTCGCTGGGCGCGCAGTTTGTTGCTGTCACCTGCGGCGCCGAGGGCGCCCAGCTCGAAGCGGCGGGGGAGTCGACGTGGGTTCCGTCGGTTCCAGCTCCGGCAGTCGTTGACCAGACCGGCGCTGGTGACGCGTTCGTGGGCACGCTCACGGCCCGGCTGGTCCTCGGAGATGACTTCCCGACGGCGGCACGTTATGGTGCGGCCGCGTCCTCCCTTGTGGTGGGCGGCAAGGGTGGGACTGGGTTCATTCCCACGTTCGAACAGACCAGCGCGCACGCCTCAGGCAGCTACGTGGAAAGGACCGTGTCATCGCACGCCTAA
- the manD gene encoding D-mannonate dehydratase ManD, protein MKITDARIVVSSPGRNYVTLVIETEDGITGIGDATLNGRELAVASYLSDHLCPLLIGRDARRIEDAWQYFYKGAYWRRGPVTMTAIAAIDVALWDIKGKAANMPVYELLGGAAREGVMVYGHASGTTLDDLSTDFQHHLDLGYKAIRVQAAVPGLDKTYGIAPVDGKLYEPASSNVPQEDTWETTAYLDFAPTMMAHVREQFGYGVHVLHDVHHRLTPIEAGRLGAALEPFRPFWMEDPTPAEDQSAFRLIRQHTTTPVAVGEVFNSIWDCQQLITERLVDYIRTSVSHAGGISHLRRIFSLADLYGVRSGSHGAGDLSPVSFAAALHVDLSIPNFGIQEYMGHRDPAGEVFKTTHSFNDGYMHPGDAPGIGVEFDEEAAARFPFDPKYLPVNRRLDGSVHDW, encoded by the coding sequence GTGAAAATCACAGACGCACGGATTGTGGTTTCGTCACCAGGACGAAACTACGTCACGCTCGTTATTGAAACCGAGGACGGCATCACCGGCATCGGAGACGCCACCCTCAACGGCCGTGAACTGGCAGTGGCCTCGTACCTGTCAGATCATCTCTGCCCGCTGCTGATCGGCCGAGATGCCCGCCGCATCGAGGACGCCTGGCAATACTTTTACAAGGGCGCCTACTGGCGCCGCGGCCCGGTGACGATGACCGCGATCGCCGCCATTGATGTGGCCCTGTGGGACATCAAAGGCAAAGCCGCCAACATGCCCGTTTACGAACTCCTCGGCGGCGCCGCGCGCGAGGGTGTCATGGTCTACGGCCACGCCAGCGGCACTACCCTGGACGACCTCAGCACTGATTTCCAGCACCACCTGGACCTGGGTTATAAAGCCATCCGCGTCCAGGCTGCCGTACCAGGGCTGGACAAGACCTACGGCATCGCCCCCGTTGACGGGAAGCTTTATGAGCCCGCAAGCAGCAATGTTCCGCAGGAAGACACGTGGGAAACCACGGCCTATCTGGATTTCGCTCCGACGATGATGGCTCACGTCCGGGAACAGTTCGGCTATGGCGTTCACGTCCTGCACGACGTCCATCACCGCCTGACGCCAATCGAGGCGGGACGTCTGGGCGCTGCCTTGGAGCCGTTCCGGCCGTTCTGGATGGAGGACCCCACACCGGCCGAGGATCAGTCCGCATTCCGGCTGATCCGTCAGCACACGACGACGCCCGTCGCGGTGGGGGAGGTGTTCAACTCCATCTGGGACTGCCAGCAGCTCATCACCGAACGCCTGGTCGACTACATCCGCACGTCCGTGTCGCATGCGGGCGGCATCTCCCACCTGCGCCGGATTTTCTCTCTCGCTGACCTGTACGGAGTCCGCTCCGGTTCGCACGGCGCCGGAGACCTGTCGCCGGTCTCCTTCGCCGCCGCGCTCCACGTAGACCTGAGCATCCCCAACTTCGGCATCCAGGAATACATGGGCCACCGGGATCCCGCCGGTGAAGTCTTCAAGACCACGCATTCCTTCAATGACGGCTACATGCACCCCGGCGACGCCCCCGGCATCGGCGTGGAGTTCGACGAGGAAGCCGCCGCCCGCTTCCCCTTCGACCCCAAATACCTGCCCGTCAACCGACGCCTCGACGGATCGGTACACGACTGGTGA